A portion of the Streptomyces coeruleoprunus genome contains these proteins:
- a CDS encoding HAD-IA family hydrolase: MNRRTARSPVVPALRAVRAVVFDTDGVITDSARVHAAAWKETFDAFLRDRPPADPARRGPFDPVGDYLRYVDGRSRLDGAASFLVSRGLDPTPAVVESVAAEKERRFVALLRTGGVDAYPGTVRLLWSLDATGVPMAAVSASRHARELLARAEVLDLFDAVVDGVEAAHLGLPGKPDPALFLEAARRLGEPPERCAVVEDALPGVEAGRRGGFGLVVGVDRTGGPDTVAALRGHGAGLVVRDLAELLAEREGEPW; the protein is encoded by the coding sequence ATGAACCGACGCACGGCCCGCAGCCCGGTGGTTCCCGCGCTGCGCGCCGTGCGTGCCGTCGTGTTCGACACCGACGGGGTGATCACCGACTCGGCGCGGGTGCACGCGGCGGCGTGGAAGGAGACGTTCGACGCGTTCCTCCGCGACCGGCCGCCGGCGGATCCCGCTCGGCGCGGGCCGTTCGACCCGGTCGGCGACTACCTGCGGTACGTGGACGGCAGGTCGCGTCTGGACGGGGCGGCGTCGTTCCTGGTCTCGCGGGGCCTGGACCCGACGCCGGCCGTGGTGGAGTCGGTGGCGGCCGAGAAGGAGCGGCGGTTCGTCGCGCTGCTGCGGACGGGGGGCGTCGACGCGTACCCGGGGACGGTGCGGCTGCTGTGGTCGCTGGACGCGACGGGCGTGCCGATGGCGGCCGTGTCGGCGTCGCGGCACGCGCGGGAACTCCTGGCGCGGGCGGAGGTGCTGGACCTGTTCGACGCCGTGGTGGACGGCGTCGAGGCCGCGCACCTGGGCCTGCCGGGCAAGCCCGATCCCGCGCTGTTCCTGGAGGCGGCGCGCCGGCTCGGTGAGCCCCCGGAGCGGTGCGCGGTGGTGGAGGACGCCCTGCCGGGGGTGGAGGCCGGGCGGCGCGGCGGCTTCGGGCTGGTCGTCGGGGTGGACCGCACGGGCGGGCCGGACACGGTGGCCGCGCTGCGCGGGCACGGCGCCGGCCTCGTCGTGCGGGATCTGGCGGAGCTGCTGGCCGAGCGGGAGGGCGAGCCGTGGTGA
- a CDS encoding glycoside hydrolase family 65 protein, with protein sequence MNDWTWEFEGYAGEKESLRESLCALGNGYFATRGALPECAADGTHYPGTYVAGCYDRLASEVAGRRVENEDIVNLPNWLPLRYRVVADGPEPGPWLTPAHEFLTDHGLTLDVRGGTLERRTRYEDDDGRRLAVRQLRLVHMADPHVAALRTEFTAENWAGTLEVEAELDGSVENTGVARYRQLASRHLEHVETGEAAGERVWLRCRTATSDIRVGMAARTEAPEPAVEVVHGDRRVTQRLRLSLQPGATVVVDKTVALHTSRDPAISDPLHAAVDRVGRAPAFPELLAAHRTAWQLLWRRAELEVPDKAGRILRLHLFHVLQTLSPHTADLDVGVPARGLHGEAYRGHVFWDELFVLPYLNLHFPEVSRALLTYRHRRLERARFAARDMGLAGALYPWQSGSDGREETQQLHLNPRSGRWLPDHSRLQQHVGSAIAYNVWRYWEASGDDEFLHTKGAEMMLEIARFWADRASYDESVDRYRIRGVVGPDEYHDGYPGAKAPGIDDNAYTNVTAAWVLARALELLADLPEPRRRELEERIGLRHSELALWEDVSRRLHVPFHSGVISQFHGFGELAELDWEGMRRRYGDIRRLDRILEAEGDTVNRYQASKQADVLMLGYLFSPAELRGLFQRLGHVLDDETWWRTVDYYLRRTSHGSTLSVLAHGWVLARVRRAEAWTFCQEALEADIADLHGGTTGEGIHLGAMAGTLDLVQRGLTGLDTRGGVLRLDPVPLPELSEYDFTLRYHGHWGVRLRMTPGSLHVAVPDSGVAPIDIRLPDRAVSIEPGRAARLLLPD encoded by the coding sequence GTGAACGACTGGACGTGGGAGTTCGAGGGGTACGCGGGCGAGAAGGAGAGCCTGCGGGAGTCCCTGTGCGCCCTCGGCAACGGCTACTTCGCGACGCGGGGCGCGCTGCCGGAGTGCGCGGCGGACGGCACGCACTACCCGGGGACGTACGTGGCGGGCTGCTACGACCGGCTGGCGTCGGAGGTGGCGGGGCGGCGCGTCGAGAACGAGGACATCGTCAACCTGCCCAACTGGCTGCCGCTGCGCTACCGGGTGGTGGCGGACGGCCCGGAGCCGGGCCCGTGGCTGACGCCGGCGCACGAGTTCCTGACCGACCACGGGCTCACGCTGGACGTGCGGGGCGGCACGCTGGAGCGCCGCACGCGGTACGAGGACGACGACGGGCGGCGCCTGGCCGTACGGCAGCTGCGGCTGGTCCACATGGCCGATCCGCACGTGGCGGCGCTGCGCACCGAGTTCACGGCGGAGAACTGGGCGGGGACGCTGGAGGTGGAGGCCGAGCTGGACGGGTCCGTGGAGAACACGGGCGTGGCCCGCTACCGGCAGCTGGCGTCGCGGCACCTGGAGCACGTGGAGACCGGTGAGGCGGCGGGCGAGCGGGTGTGGCTGCGGTGCCGCACGGCCACGTCGGACATCCGGGTGGGGATGGCCGCGCGGACGGAGGCGCCGGAGCCGGCCGTGGAGGTGGTGCACGGCGACCGGCGGGTGACGCAGCGGCTGCGGCTGTCGCTGCAGCCTGGTGCGACGGTCGTCGTGGACAAGACGGTCGCGCTGCACACCTCGCGGGACCCGGCGATCTCGGACCCGCTGCACGCGGCCGTGGACCGGGTGGGGCGCGCCCCGGCGTTCCCGGAGCTGCTGGCCGCGCACCGGACCGCGTGGCAGCTGCTGTGGCGGCGGGCGGAGCTGGAGGTGCCGGACAAGGCGGGCCGGATCCTGCGGCTGCACCTGTTCCACGTGCTGCAGACGCTGTCGCCGCACACCGCGGACCTGGACGTGGGGGTGCCGGCGCGGGGGCTGCACGGGGAGGCGTACCGGGGGCACGTGTTCTGGGACGAGCTGTTCGTGCTGCCGTATCTGAACCTGCACTTCCCGGAGGTGTCGCGGGCGCTGCTGACCTACCGCCACCGGCGGCTGGAGCGGGCGAGGTTCGCGGCGCGGGACATGGGTCTGGCGGGCGCGCTGTACCCGTGGCAGAGCGGCAGTGACGGGCGGGAGGAGACCCAGCAGCTGCACCTGAACCCGCGGTCGGGGCGCTGGCTGCCGGACCACTCCCGGCTCCAGCAGCACGTGGGTTCGGCGATCGCGTACAACGTGTGGCGGTACTGGGAGGCGAGCGGGGACGACGAGTTCCTGCACACCAAGGGCGCCGAGATGATGCTGGAGATCGCCCGGTTCTGGGCGGACCGCGCCTCGTACGACGAGTCGGTCGACCGCTACCGGATCCGCGGAGTGGTGGGCCCCGACGAGTACCACGACGGGTATCCGGGCGCGAAGGCGCCCGGGATCGACGACAACGCGTACACCAACGTGACGGCGGCGTGGGTGCTGGCGCGGGCCCTGGAGCTGCTGGCCGATCTGCCCGAGCCGCGCCGCCGGGAGCTGGAGGAGCGGATCGGGCTGCGCCACAGCGAGCTCGCGCTGTGGGAGGACGTGTCGCGGCGGCTGCACGTGCCGTTCCACTCGGGGGTGATCAGCCAGTTCCACGGCTTCGGGGAGCTGGCCGAGCTGGACTGGGAGGGGATGCGGCGGCGGTACGGCGACATCCGGCGGCTGGACCGGATCCTGGAGGCCGAGGGCGACACGGTCAACCGCTACCAGGCGTCCAAGCAGGCGGACGTGCTGATGCTGGGCTATCTGTTCTCGCCCGCCGAGCTGCGGGGGCTGTTCCAGCGGCTGGGGCACGTGCTGGACGACGAGACGTGGTGGCGGACCGTCGACTACTACCTGCGGCGCACGAGCCACGGCTCGACGCTGAGCGTGCTGGCGCACGGCTGGGTGCTGGCCCGGGTGCGCCGGGCGGAGGCGTGGACGTTCTGCCAGGAGGCCCTGGAGGCGGACATCGCGGACCTGCACGGCGGGACGACGGGCGAGGGCATCCACCTGGGCGCAATGGCCGGGACGCTGGACCTGGTGCAGCGCGGGCTGACGGGGCTCGACACACGGGGCGGGGTGCTGCGGCTGGACCCGGTGCCGCTGCCGGAGCTGTCCGAGTACGACTTCACCCTGCGCTACCACGGGCACTGGGGCGTCCGGCTGCGGATGACGCCGGGCAGCCTGCACGTGGCCGTGCCGGACTCGGGTGTCGCACCGATCGACATCCGGCTGCCGGACCGTGCCGTGTCGATCGAGCCGGGCCGTGCGGCGCGACTACTGCTGCCCGACTGA
- a CDS encoding diaminobutyrate--2-oxoglutarate transaminase family protein encodes MPNGALRAELLERQERRESSARTYASTLPVAPVHAAGAVITGADGRTYLDCLSGAGTLALGHNHPATVAALQEVLASGAPLHTLDMITPQKDAFSGELLRRLPGGLRDAARLHFCSPAGTDAVEAALKLAQHATGRRGIVAFTGAYHGMTLGASAVSGPPRMSGMVGAEGVPVTRLPYPYGMRCPFGTGDAERSGELSARLLESLVTDPSSGVGLPAAVILEVVQGEGGVVEGPDGWLREIRRVTAEHGIVLVVDEVQTGVGRTGHYWACERAGVTPDVLVTSKAVGGGLPLALIAYRPDLDTWRPGHHTGTFRGNTLAMVAGEIALRTVAEEQLAERALKLGERIRRGLRDIAAHRLVLGEVRGRGLMIGVELVDPDATPDRDGVPPGHPALAQALRAACVDRGLLLELGGRNDTVMRLLPPLILTDEQADSVVERVAAALEAALDATAGPASRTEAGRAPEPGASERATVAPTAAGAGLVEGAR; translated from the coding sequence ATGCCGAACGGTGCGCTGCGCGCCGAGCTTCTCGAGCGCCAGGAGCGACGCGAGTCCTCCGCCCGTACCTACGCCAGCACCCTGCCAGTCGCCCCGGTCCACGCCGCCGGCGCGGTCATCACCGGCGCCGACGGGCGCACGTACCTGGACTGCCTCTCCGGCGCGGGCACCCTCGCGCTCGGGCACAACCACCCCGCGACCGTCGCCGCGCTCCAGGAGGTCCTCGCCTCGGGCGCACCGCTGCACACGCTCGACATGATCACCCCTCAGAAGGACGCGTTCAGCGGCGAGTTGCTGCGCAGGCTGCCCGGCGGACTGCGGGACGCGGCCCGGCTGCACTTCTGCAGCCCGGCCGGCACGGACGCCGTCGAGGCGGCCCTGAAGCTCGCCCAGCACGCCACGGGGCGGCGCGGGATCGTCGCCTTCACCGGCGCCTACCACGGCATGACGCTCGGCGCGTCCGCCGTGTCGGGGCCGCCGCGCATGAGCGGCATGGTGGGCGCGGAGGGGGTTCCCGTGACCCGGCTGCCCTATCCGTACGGGATGCGCTGCCCGTTCGGCACGGGCGACGCCGAGCGGTCCGGGGAGCTGTCCGCCCGGCTCCTGGAGAGCCTCGTCACCGACCCCAGCAGCGGCGTGGGCCTCCCGGCGGCGGTCATCCTGGAGGTCGTGCAGGGCGAGGGCGGCGTGGTGGAGGGCCCGGACGGCTGGCTGCGCGAGATCCGCCGCGTCACCGCCGAGCACGGCATCGTGCTGGTCGTGGACGAGGTGCAGACCGGTGTCGGCCGCACCGGCCACTACTGGGCCTGCGAACGGGCCGGGGTCACCCCCGACGTCCTCGTCACCTCCAAGGCGGTCGGCGGCGGACTGCCGCTCGCCCTCATCGCGTACCGCCCCGACCTGGACACCTGGCGGCCCGGCCACCACACCGGGACCTTCCGCGGCAACACCCTCGCCATGGTCGCCGGCGAGATCGCCCTGCGGACCGTCGCCGAGGAGCAACTGGCCGAGCGTGCCCTGAAACTGGGCGAGCGGATCCGCCGCGGGCTGCGCGACATCGCCGCCCACCGCTTGGTCCTCGGCGAGGTGCGCGGCCGCGGACTGATGATCGGCGTCGAGCTGGTCGACCCCGACGCCACACCCGACCGCGACGGCGTACCACCGGGCCACCCCGCCCTGGCCCAGGCCCTCCGCGCCGCGTGCGTGGACCGCGGCCTCCTGCTGGAGCTGGGCGGCCGGAACGACACCGTGATGCGCCTGCTCCCGCCCCTGATCCTCACCGACGAACAGGCCGACTCGGTGGTGGAACGCGTCGCGGCGGCGCTGGAGGCCGCGCTCGACGCGACGGCGGGCCCGGCGTCGCGTACGGAGGCCGGACGGGCGCCCGAGCCGGGGGCGTCGGAGCGGGCCACGGTGGCGCCGACCGCGGCGGGTGCGGGCCTCGTGGAGGGGGCTCGGTGA
- a CDS encoding pyridoxal phosphate-dependent decarboxylase family protein: MRAGDLEGAVSGGAEGAAALGKLTSVVLDALAEGAVTRGGPLPAGGPQAVARRLRAAVGPVLPEYGTGAEEALRTVTRAVAEGAADPADPWCVAHLHCPPLAVAAAADLAASALNPSMDSWDQAPAAAVLEQEVTAALGALVHPGGPAPDALVTSGGTEANLVALLLARERAGAATVRVVCGDTAHHSVRRAAWLLGLPEPVVLPCRDGRLDPAAVDRALTGLAAPALVVATAGTTDEGRIDPLPQLADVARRHGAELHVDAAYGGPLLFSDRLAPRLAGLSAATSVTFDLHKLGWQPVAAGLLTVPDSALLAPLALTADYLNADDDTEAGLPDLLGRSLRTTRRPDVLKIATTLRALGRTGLGALVEHCVRAAEELAARVDAHPRLRRRPGDTGISTVLFRPAAADALTGEAGDALVAEVRRVLLAEGRAVVGRAVAEDADGRRRLWLKATLLHPRTAGEDLEGLLDLVAATAAAVTPAVATTPGAATAAAAGRIRTGNEPEGPR, translated from the coding sequence GTGAGGGCGGGTGATCTGGAGGGCGCCGTCTCCGGTGGCGCCGAGGGGGCCGCGGCTCTGGGGAAGTTGACGTCCGTCGTCCTCGATGCCCTCGCCGAGGGTGCCGTCACCCGTGGGGGGCCGCTGCCCGCCGGTGGCCCGCAGGCCGTCGCCCGGCGCTTACGGGCGGCCGTCGGACCCGTGCTGCCGGAGTACGGCACGGGTGCCGAGGAGGCGTTACGGACCGTCACACGGGCCGTGGCCGAGGGGGCCGCCGACCCGGCCGACCCCTGGTGCGTGGCCCATCTGCACTGCCCGCCGCTCGCGGTGGCCGCGGCCGCCGACCTGGCCGCCTCCGCGCTCAACCCGTCCATGGACTCCTGGGACCAGGCGCCCGCCGCCGCCGTGCTGGAGCAGGAGGTGACCGCAGCGCTCGGCGCGCTGGTCCACCCCGGCGGCCCGGCGCCCGACGCCCTCGTCACCAGCGGCGGCACCGAGGCCAACCTGGTCGCCCTGCTCCTCGCCCGCGAGCGGGCCGGTGCCGCCACGGTCCGGGTGGTGTGCGGCGACACCGCGCACCACAGCGTGCGGCGCGCCGCCTGGCTCCTGGGGCTGCCCGAGCCGGTCGTCCTGCCCTGCCGGGACGGGCGGCTGGATCCGGCGGCCGTCGACCGGGCCCTGACCGGGCTCGCGGCGCCCGCCCTGGTGGTGGCCACCGCCGGCACCACCGACGAAGGGCGCATCGACCCGCTGCCCCAACTCGCCGACGTGGCCCGGCGCCACGGCGCGGAGCTCCACGTGGACGCCGCCTACGGGGGCCCGCTGCTGTTCAGCGACCGCCTCGCCCCCCGCCTGGCCGGGCTCTCCGCCGCCACCTCCGTCACCTTCGACCTGCACAAACTCGGCTGGCAGCCGGTCGCGGCCGGCCTCCTCACGGTCCCCGACTCCGCGCTGCTCGCCCCGCTCGCCCTGACGGCCGACTACCTGAACGCCGACGACGACACCGAGGCCGGGCTGCCCGATCTGCTGGGCCGCTCCCTGCGCACCACCCGCCGCCCCGACGTACTGAAGATCGCCACCACCCTGAGAGCGCTGGGCCGTACGGGACTCGGCGCGCTCGTCGAGCACTGCGTGCGCGCGGCGGAGGAGTTGGCGGCCCGGGTCGACGCCCACCCGCGACTGCGCCGCCGCCCGGGCGACACCGGCATCAGCACCGTGCTGTTCCGGCCGGCCGCCGCCGACGCCCTGACCGGAGAAGCGGGCGACGCCCTCGTCGCCGAGGTGCGGCGCGTCCTGCTGGCCGAGGGACGGGCGGTGGTGGGCAGGGCCGTCGCCGAGGACGCCGACGGCAGACGCCGGCTGTGGCTCAAGGCCACGCTGCTCCACCCGCGCACGGCGGGCGAGGACCTCGAAGGGCTCCTCGACCTGGTCGCCGCCACCGCGGCCGCCGTCACCCCCGCCGTCGCCACCACCCCCGGTGCCGCCACCGCGGCCGCCGCCGGCCGAATACGCACCGGGAACGAACCGGAAGGACCTCGATGA
- a CDS encoding lysine N(6)-hydroxylase/L-ornithine N(5)-oxygenase family protein: MTLDTTPVDLLGVGIGPFNLSLAALADGVPGLDAVFLDQRDAFHWHPGLLIDGATLQVPFLADLVSLVDPTSPWSFLNYVRHQERLFPFYFAERFHIPRAEYDAYCRWVSEHLPSCRFGHRADTVRWDPGHEAFEVEFTRLGPGGAPAGTGRVLARHLALGIGTAPHVPAALRALTDDPDTRVVHSADYLAHRGPLARAGHVTVVGAGQSGAEVLLDLLRTRPEGREGLAWLARTPAFAPMEYSKIGLEHFTPDYTRYFHGLPEPVRDRLLPGQWQLYKGISSETLDEIHQELYRRALAGGWPDVTITPGVTVTGGEHRDGRLELRLAHREEGSEARLRTDAVVLATGYAERPVDGLLEPLHQHIARDGAGRPLVDRDQRMVLDEKVGGSLFVQNAERHTHGVGTPDLGLAAWRSAVILNTLAPRDVYPLPGRTAFTTFGLTPRPGGSTAPRAAGARTTEPRTAERRTAEARPAEARTAPSRTTDDRKECA, translated from the coding sequence ATGACCCTGGACACGACGCCCGTCGACCTGCTCGGGGTGGGCATCGGCCCGTTCAACCTGTCACTCGCCGCGCTCGCCGACGGAGTGCCCGGCCTCGACGCCGTCTTCCTCGACCAGCGCGACGCCTTCCATTGGCACCCGGGCCTGCTGATCGACGGCGCCACCCTCCAAGTACCGTTCCTCGCCGACCTGGTGAGCCTGGTCGACCCGACGAGCCCCTGGTCGTTCCTCAACTACGTCCGCCACCAGGAGCGGCTGTTCCCGTTCTACTTCGCCGAGCGGTTCCACATCCCGCGCGCCGAGTACGACGCCTACTGCCGCTGGGTCAGCGAACACCTGCCGTCCTGCCGCTTCGGCCACCGCGCCGACACGGTCCGCTGGGACCCCGGACACGAGGCGTTCGAGGTGGAGTTCACCCGCCTCGGCCCCGGCGGCGCCCCCGCGGGCACCGGCCGGGTCCTCGCCCGTCACCTCGCGCTGGGCATCGGCACCGCCCCGCACGTGCCCGCCGCGCTGCGGGCCCTCACCGACGACCCGGACACGCGGGTCGTGCACTCCGCGGACTACCTCGCCCACCGCGGGCCGCTCGCCCGGGCCGGCCACGTCACCGTCGTCGGCGCCGGCCAGTCGGGCGCCGAGGTCCTGCTCGACCTGCTGCGCACCCGGCCCGAGGGCCGGGAGGGCCTGGCCTGGCTGGCCCGCACCCCGGCGTTCGCCCCCATGGAGTACAGCAAGATCGGCCTGGAGCACTTCACGCCCGACTACACCCGCTACTTCCACGGCCTGCCCGAACCGGTCCGCGACCGGCTGCTGCCCGGGCAGTGGCAGCTCTACAAGGGGATCAGCTCCGAGACGCTCGACGAGATCCACCAGGAGCTGTACCGGCGTGCCCTGGCCGGCGGCTGGCCCGACGTCACGATCACGCCGGGCGTGACGGTCACCGGCGGCGAGCACCGCGACGGCCGGCTGGAGCTGCGGCTCGCCCACCGCGAGGAGGGGTCGGAGGCCCGGCTGCGCACCGACGCGGTCGTGCTGGCCACCGGGTACGCCGAGCGGCCCGTGGACGGGCTGCTGGAGCCGCTGCACCAGCACATCGCGCGGGACGGAGCGGGGCGGCCCCTCGTGGACCGGGACCAGCGGATGGTCCTCGACGAGAAGGTCGGCGGCTCGCTGTTCGTGCAGAACGCCGAGCGGCACACGCACGGCGTGGGCACGCCCGACCTCGGGCTGGCCGCCTGGCGCTCGGCGGTCATCCTCAACACCCTCGCGCCGCGCGACGTCTACCCGCTGCCGGGCCGTACGGCGTTCACCACGTTCGGCCTCACCCCGCGCCCGGGCGGCAGCACGGCTCCGCGGGCCGCCGGAGCCCGCACCACGGAACCCCGTACGGCCGAACGCCGTACGGCCGAGGCCCGCCCGGCCGAGGCCCGCACCGCCCCGTCCCGTACCACCGACGACCGGAAAGAGTGCGCATGA
- a CDS encoding IucA/IucC family protein: MSNLLDTPPGNHPAVAADRAAVDNLLRCWVRETGVERPSDGVLRLDLPASGTGVEAPVLYWSPVGWHRFGPARLRTGTPASATALAALLGVEAAAGDPASVTDLTARVADSVRRVEEFVRVRAAAPEDPAGTTAFLAGEQALITGHPLHPTPKSREGLTEAETARYSPETRGGFPLHWFAADPSVVSADSSLGRTAQEVLASLAGDGIAPPPGTVLVPAHPWQARDVTGRPAVRALLDAGLLHDLGPAGPAWSPTSSVRTVYRADAPVMLKFSLGLRITNSRRENMRSELHRGLAVDRLLSAGLAGALHAAHPTFDVVRDPAWLAVDAPDTPEEHATGLDVVVRANPFGADAAVQGVCVAGLVAPRPELPGGRSWLATLVHGLAERTGRPVGEVAEEWFARYAERVVAPVLWLYARYGLGLEAHQQNTLVVLDEEGRPAGGRYRDNQGYYFSPGRSDALYGWVPGIGRDLGTYVADEVIDERLAYYVGINNLLGLAGALGSQGLADEERLLRLADRFLAGQCAEHGDRLRLAALLRDEPVLRCKANLLTRVHGMDELTGPLEAQSVYVDIANPIAEVRK, from the coding sequence ATGAGCAACCTCCTGGACACCCCGCCGGGGAACCACCCCGCCGTGGCAGCCGACCGCGCCGCCGTCGACAACCTGCTGCGCTGCTGGGTGCGCGAGACCGGGGTGGAACGCCCCTCCGACGGCGTGCTGCGACTGGACCTGCCCGCGTCCGGCACCGGGGTCGAGGCGCCCGTCCTGTACTGGTCGCCGGTCGGCTGGCACCGGTTCGGGCCCGCCCGGCTGCGGACCGGGACACCCGCGTCCGCCACGGCGCTGGCCGCCCTCCTCGGCGTGGAGGCCGCGGCCGGTGACCCGGCGTCCGTCACCGACCTCACCGCGCGGGTCGCCGACTCGGTGCGCCGCGTCGAGGAGTTCGTACGGGTCCGGGCGGCCGCCCCGGAGGACCCGGCCGGCACCACCGCGTTCCTCGCCGGCGAACAGGCCCTCATCACCGGCCACCCGCTGCACCCCACGCCGAAGAGCCGCGAGGGGCTGACCGAGGCGGAGACCGCCCGCTACTCCCCGGAGACGCGCGGCGGTTTCCCGCTGCACTGGTTCGCCGCCGACCCGTCCGTCGTGAGCGCCGACTCGTCGCTCGGCCGTACCGCGCAGGAGGTGCTGGCGTCCCTCGCCGGCGACGGCATCGCCCCGCCGCCCGGCACCGTCCTCGTGCCCGCCCACCCGTGGCAGGCGAGGGACGTGACCGGCCGCCCGGCCGTGCGGGCCCTCCTCGACGCGGGGCTCCTGCACGACCTGGGCCCGGCCGGGCCCGCCTGGTCGCCCACCTCGTCGGTCCGCACGGTCTACCGGGCCGACGCGCCGGTGATGCTGAAGTTCTCGCTGGGCCTGCGCATCACCAACTCGCGCCGCGAGAACATGCGTTCCGAGCTGCACCGGGGCCTGGCCGTCGACCGGCTGCTGTCGGCGGGCCTCGCGGGGGCGCTGCACGCCGCGCACCCCACGTTCGACGTCGTACGCGACCCGGCGTGGCTCGCCGTCGACGCGCCCGACACCCCGGAGGAGCACGCCACCGGGCTGGACGTCGTCGTGCGGGCCAACCCGTTCGGCGCGGACGCCGCCGTGCAGGGCGTGTGCGTGGCCGGGCTGGTCGCCCCGCGGCCGGAGCTGCCCGGCGGACGGTCGTGGCTGGCGACGCTGGTGCACGGGCTCGCCGAGCGCACCGGGCGTCCGGTCGGTGAGGTCGCCGAGGAGTGGTTCGCGCGGTACGCGGAGCGGGTCGTCGCCCCCGTGCTGTGGCTCTACGCCCGCTACGGCCTCGGCCTGGAGGCCCACCAGCAGAACACGCTGGTCGTCCTGGACGAGGAGGGCCGTCCGGCGGGCGGCCGCTACCGCGACAACCAGGGCTACTACTTCTCGCCCGGCCGCAGCGACGCCCTGTACGGCTGGGTGCCGGGCATCGGGCGGGACCTCGGCACGTACGTCGCCGACGAGGTGATCGACGAGCGGCTCGCGTACTACGTCGGCATCAACAACCTGCTGGGTCTCGCCGGGGCGCTGGGCTCGCAGGGTCTGGCGGACGAGGAGCGGCTGCTGCGCCTGGCGGACCGGTTCCTGGCCGGGCAGTGCGCCGAGCACGGCGACCGGCTGCGGCTCGCGGCGCTGCTGCGGGACGAGCCGGTGCTGCGCTGCAAGGCCAATCTGCTCACCCGCGTCCACGGCATGGACGAGCTGACCGGGCCGCTGGAGGCGCAGTCCGTGTACGTGGACATCGCGAACCCGATCGCGGAGGTGCGCAAGTGA
- a CDS encoding GNAT family N-acetyltransferase — protein sequence MTREEPVVPVAELEQGKFALRAVDPVADAGLVHGWMNDPEVAEYWEMAEPRDRIAAYLREQVGSGHSTPYLGCLDGTPMSYWELYRADLDPLHRHYEARPRDAGVHLLLGPSAYRGRGLGATLLRAVCDWRLRTDPYARRVVAEPDVRNVRSVRTFERAGFRLVRHIDLPDKRAAFMVRERDA from the coding sequence GTGACGCGCGAGGAGCCCGTGGTCCCCGTGGCGGAGCTGGAGCAGGGGAAGTTCGCCCTGCGCGCGGTCGACCCCGTGGCCGACGCCGGGCTGGTCCACGGCTGGATGAACGACCCGGAGGTGGCGGAGTACTGGGAGATGGCCGAGCCGCGCGACCGGATCGCGGCGTACCTGCGCGAGCAGGTCGGCAGCGGCCACTCCACGCCGTACCTCGGCTGCCTCGACGGTACGCCCATGAGCTACTGGGAGCTGTACCGCGCGGACCTGGACCCGCTGCACCGGCACTACGAGGCCCGGCCCCGGGACGCGGGCGTGCACCTGCTGCTGGGCCCCTCCGCGTACCGGGGCCGCGGCCTCGGGGCGACGCTGCTGCGGGCCGTCTGCGACTGGCGGCTGCGCACCGATCCGTACGCGCGCCGCGTGGTCGCCGAGCCGGACGTGCGCAACGTGCGGTCGGTGCGGACCTTCGAGCGGGCCGGGTTCCGGCTGGTGCGCCACATCGACCTGCCGGACAAGCGGGCGGCGTTCATGGTCCGCGAGCGGGACGCATGA